Proteins encoded within one genomic window of Leptolyngbya sp. CCY15150:
- a CDS encoding YggT family protein — protein sequence MKFNPHDENNLERQNDLQRDKETFRLRQEEKRLTSAQHSSTFIWIVNSIYWLIGMLVTLLIIRFSLRLFGANPDNGFAHLINQLSAPFVAPFSTLFISPTAGGGANIFDVNVLIAIAIYSLLGYLGVSLVRFIFYQKA from the coding sequence ATGAAGTTCAATCCCCATGATGAAAACAACCTGGAGCGGCAAAATGATCTCCAACGTGACAAAGAGACGTTCCGTCTTCGGCAAGAAGAAAAACGCCTGACATCTGCTCAACACAGTTCCACCTTTATTTGGATCGTCAATAGCATTTACTGGTTGATAGGAATGCTGGTAACGTTGCTGATTATCAGATTTTCGCTACGCCTGTTCGGCGCTAATCCTGACAATGGATTTGCTCATCTGATCAATCAGCTATCCGCTCCTTTTGTAGCTCCATTTTCTACCTTATTTATCAGCCCTACCGCAGGAGGAGGAGCCAACATATTTGATGTCAATGTTTTGATTGCGATCGCAATTTATAGTCTTTTGGGCTATCTCGGGGTCTCTCTGGTTAGATTTATATTTTATCAAAAGGCATAA